CCCTACATATTTGAAAGACACACATTGGCATTACACTTACTTTACAATGTGTTGTGCTGATGGGAAGGCCAATATTTGATGCAATCACCACAGTGAGGGCAGATGCCAGTTCAATACTGAAGCCACTACAGACACAAAAGGATTCTTGTCAGGaagtgagtttgacttttttgagAAGCTAACACTACACCTCAAGTTAACACAGTCCTGCTTTGTTCTACTCAGTCACAAAACCTCCACTGACATCTTTATTTGCTATAACCCCTAAGATCTACTTTATTTAAATCAGGCCACAGATGCCCAGTTTCCTTATTCAAAGGTTTCAAGTTTTACGTTTTTCTGGAATCCcactattaaataaaatttgcacTTTTATTTTGAAGAGTTTGGTAAACATTGAGTCTTAGCTCCCAAGTAAAGACAAATAAAAGCCAAGTATACATAACTATCCGCTCTTAGCATACACAGCTTTCTCAGAAAAGTCATTTTCTTCAGAGACCACCAGAGCTGAATGGGTAAAATGTCTGACCAAAATGTTTAAGGGCCAGACAAGTAAAATCTAAAAAGAACACACTGACAATAAGAACATCATGAACTTATACAAACTTGGTTACTTTAGAGATTTGTGTTAGCACTCGACAGTGTtatatctctgaaaaaaatgagTACTGACATTTGTAGAACCTGCTCCACCTACTTACCTAGAGGGTGTGATCGGTGTCAGATCCTTCCCCATGGTCTGGATAACTCTTCTTCCCCAAACCCACAGACCAACACAGATACCAACACCACCATAGAGTAGAAGCCATATTGGTGTTGCCACTTTTGAAGAAACATCTCCTGTGTCATAAACCAAATATAAAGCAACCAGAGGCCCAATGGCATTGCTGGAAGAAACAAAGAGGGCAGAAGTGACTTTTCAGGCAGAACTAGATCTTGGCAAGACCCAATCTGCTGAATGATCTACCAGGTTGTCTAAAGTACAGCTTTCAAGCTCATCTGGCAAAAGGGCCTTTCTTTCTAAAGACATAAATGGAACCCCTACACACAcaacagaaaaatgaacacaGCTCTGATGGAGGGAATGCCATGCAAATGGTGGCCTCTTTCCTCCTATAGGCAGCTTAAAGCAACTCTCAGGTTCCAATAAACAGTTTACAAACCAAACTACAAAATCATTCTATAtgaaaaacttttaagtttttcATCTTACATCTTACATCCCACAATTCACTACCAAAGAACTGAATCTCATCTTGATGGACAAAAGCCTTCTCTGTGAAGAGTATCTGTTTATATTtatcatctataaaaataaacattctttgTAATTCCTCTGAAGAATAAAACTGTACTGTCTTATTATGTCAATAGCTGCTATTACCTCATCCTATTTGTATTATTTGGGGTCCTGTAAATGCTAGGAGTACCACTACCACAAGCAGAGGCCTGTGACAAGGATAAATGGTTTAAAAATAGGGTTAGCAACACTAAGATCAATGTCAACTGACCTTACGTCATTGCCACCATGGGCGAATGACCCAAAGCAGGCTGTAAGGATCTGCAGGAACTGGAAGAGGAGAGAGACTTCAGGCTTATCCTGGTCATACCATTCTTCTAGAGAGCCATTACTTCCTTTTCTGTCACCTAGACCCATCTCTGCCTTGACACTCATGTCTATCTCAGATGCTGCGTGAAGGTCAGACACAGCATTGCAATAACTGGTGTAACTGTCCATTCGAATTCGCTTCTTGGAGTCTGCATTAGGCCACGTCAGCTTCTCCATTTCTTCGCCCTTCTGTTCACCTTCTTTGGCACGGAATGAATCCAGAGGCATGCCACATATTGCCATGGTATAGGAAGTATAGCTATTATTGCGCCTTAAGGGTTTGTCACCGGAGTCTCCCATGCAATCTCCCACCTTGGCAAGATGTAATTTATGGAGCAGCTCTTTGTACAGGCCGGAATCCTTATGCACGGTGTGATACTGGTAGTGGCCACTGGAGTTTATTTGGTTGCTGACGGCTTGACTGAACTGGACAAGGTTCCCATTAGGCAACTGCACTGCACCTAGTCAAGATCACCAAGGTGACATTCAATACAAAAAGCATCAAATCCAAAACAATAAGCCTCCTCACCACTGCAGGTAACAAAAGTGAAACCAGGAATTCCAACTCACCATTCACGGTGCTATCTATGCTGGTTTCCTCTTTCAAGTCCACGCTGggaagcctctctctctctggagcTTCCTCCAAATCTCCAAGTTTGAATGAGACTGTTCTCTCCTCCACCACAGCCTGGAGGGGCACAGTGGCAGGCCCTACCTCAGAAACAGGATTCTTGTTTTCAGTATCACCAACAGACAACTTTGTTTCTTCATGGTCTTCTTTCaagctattctttttttccattaaggGGCTTTCAGAAGGACTACACTTTATTTctcctaggaaaaaaaaagggggtctTTTTTGGTTTGGTTGTGGCCATACTACTTTGTTCCACGTCTCCTTTCCTCCACCCCCAAAAAACTCATCTCAAAACAAGAATGTATGTGAACTTCAATTAACATTCAGGAACAtttttcctgcctgctttatcATTTGCCAGCAACTCTCACTTGGGAACAACCAGCAATGCAGAACACCCTATGTCAGGGGTCCcaaagtttttctgtaaatattttaggttttacagGCTTCTGTAGcacattgttgttttgtttttatttttacaacccTTTACAGATATAGGAACCCTTCTTAGCTCCCTGCTGACTCATTCTGTAGGGGAAAGTAGCTCAACCATGGGGCTGATAAGCTGAAACTAAAAATCTGAACTGTACCCAATTCTATTCTTTTCAAAAGAGGATTCTCTCAAATTTCAGTCCAACAATTCAAGCAAAGTGGCACAGCTCAATGCAGGGAACTAAAGACGACAACTTTAATTTCCACCTCTATAAAACAAAGAGATGTGCATCATGGCTGTAAATCCCACAGGCAGACCAGAGTATCTTCTGCCTCTCTCATGCCAGTGCTCAGTATGCTGACCTATCCATCCAGGCACCTCAGTCAAACTAGACTGACTAACATAAAGCAAGACTTGTCTCAACTCCTCCCAGAGAGGGAAAATGAGGCCAGAGAGTCCTGAAAGCCTGGTTCCCACCGTGCACTCGGCACAGCCAGACTAGCACAGAACCTCTCGGAGGCTCTTCGGTTCAGCTGCGGTGACGCAGCATTCTTCCTGACACCACTGCAGTCTGTGCATCCCTCAGCTTCGAAACGATAAACTTCAAATTGCTAACCCAGCCTTCACATCGATGAAAAGGgcagaaaatgattattttaaggaaaaaaaaagtccaatacTAACCAAAATTTACTCAGTATTTAATTACATGAGTGTGTGGTAATGGCCTAAATGATTCCTTGACACTTGAAAATGTTTACTTCTAGAATCTGTGCTACGATTCTAGCAGACACAcaatgtgtgtttgtatatgtatttgCATTGTATACTGCAATACAATGTCTACATGTATTCTAGCCTATATACAACATGTACACATTAGACTTAGCTTTGCTTGTCTGAATCTGAAGTTATACACAGAAGTAGTTGGGGTAAATATTTCCTCTACGAAAATATCTTGTATCTACCCCTTATTTTTCATTAAGGTATCCTTGTACTTCTCAGTAAATGTAGGCTATGATttctctatttatctatcatGTCACTGGCAACTGATCAAGGAACATAAAAAAATTCAATGCCCCAGATTGTCTCTACAGCATAGGTTGAATACTCTTTATCACTAGGTCTTAGGTCATGTAAGTCCATTTTTAAGAACAGGTCTTAGGTCATGTAAGTCCATTTCTAAAAACAGTTTGGACAACAAACCCATATCCTCAAATTTCCCTTTAAAATCTCTTATTTTGCCAATCTCTTCTAATAGATTTTTACAGGCggccaaataaaaaataaacacaacattAGTAGTTAAACTTTTCTGCTGTTTAGTTATTACTTACGTTCAATTTTTCTCTTCATCCTGGGACATACAAAGAACCAGACGATAAGGGCACAGAAAACTGCACATCCCACCGAGATGAGGATGGTACCCCACAGAGGAAGTTTGTCAAAGCCCAGCACTAGGAGATAAAATGGTGCATCTTGAAAACCCCAGGGCAACAGCCCCCTGCAATATTGTGTAAACCCTCCTCTGGGGACTGAGGGGTTCCCCATACCAGCCCATCACCCCTGACAGCTGCTGCCAGATTTAAGTGCACAGGATTACTGTGCTAGTGCCTATACAAATTTGGGAGAAAAACTCAATGACCATCTGAAAACCCACACCAGCCTAGCCCACTTGAACACCTGCGGGACTCAAGTTCCTATGCTTCTCAACATACTagccttttcctttcttcacCTTGGAAGATAATAAAGATCACTACACGCTAAGGACCTATGACTAGCTATGAAAAAGACAGCAAGTGTTCCACTCCACTAGCTCATGATCGTAACTGCCACATATTCCATTACCACCTACAAACTTATTTTAATGTTAACAGAATGATGTCTCAGTAGTCACATTTGTCATGCTGACAGAATTCTGTATAAAAGTGATTACATTCACTATACTGGCCTTTAGTAAAATGCTTTAATGAGATTATCTCCTTGAAAGCAGTATCAAAGCAAGATACAGAAAACAAGGATATTATCTATCAAAAGTTGATAATTTAAGAATAGTTGTAAAAGCTTTGtctttcagccaggcacggtggctcatgcctgtaatcccagcactttgggaggccgtggcaggcagatcacttgaggtcaggagttcgagaccagcctgcccaacatggcaaaaccccatctctattaaaaatacaaaaaaaattagccgggcatggtggtgggcgcctgtagtcccagctactcgggaggctgagatgggagaatcacttgaacctggcagggcggaggttgcagtgagctgagattgcgccactgcattccagcctgggtgacaaagtcagactttgtctcaaaaaaaaaaaaaaaaaaaaaaagttttgtctttcacacacacacagtttagtGGTAATTTCACTTACAAGTCTTATCTTAAAAAAAGACTTGCCTAGCAACACTGTTCACATGGTTTAAGGATGAGTAATATTAGTCATTATCTGACTGTCATATGCATGCCAGTAGGCTCCAACCCATTAGCCTGTACTAAAGACAGAAGTAAagcactggccaggcacagtggctcacacctgtaatcccagcactttgggaggctgagacaggtggagcacctgaggtcaggagttcaagaccagcctggccaacatggtgaaaccccgtctccactgaaaataaaaaaaatcagctggatgtggtggtgggcttctataatcccagctacttgggaggctgaggcaggagaatcacttgaacccaggaggtcgaggttgcagtgagccaagatcgcgccactgcactccagccagcctgggtgacaagagcgaaactccgtcacaaaaacaaacaaaaagaagtaaagCACTATACAATCCTATTTAAATCTAACAGATGTTATAATGAtctctagctactcaggagactgaagtgtgAGAACACCCTGAGCCCAGGAAtacaaggccagcctgggcaacacagcaagaccccatccctgaaaaacaaaaaaggtaaaaaaaaaaaaaaccataaaagatATTATAATGATCTGTAGTTGATATCTAGGAATAGCTTAGTTACTTCtgcttgttttgctttattttgcttgttaTGTATGAAAtcacagatgctcctcaacttacaatgagGTTTTATGTACCtataaacccatcaaaaagtcAAATAACTGAAGGTTGAACCATGAAGTCAGGGACTGTTTGTACTTATAAACTGGAAATTCTATCATACCCCAAAATgattaatctttaaaaatcagaCACAAGGCCAgacgcggcagctcacgcctgtaatcccagcactttgggaggctgaggtcggtggatcacctgaggttgggagttcaagaccagactgaccaacacggtgaaaccacgtatctactaaaaatacaaaaattagctgggcgtggtgatgcacatgtgtaatcccagctactcaggaggctgaagcaggagaatcgctcgaacccgggaggtagtGGTTGCAGTCAcccaagtttgcaccactgcactccaacctgagtgacagggcgagactgtctcaaaaaaaaaaaaaaaaaaaaattagaaacaaattgaGGTCCcttcaactttttttgtttttgaactttttttttttttttttgagacagcatcgcactctgtcgcccaggctggagtacagtggcacgatcttggctcactgcaacctccgcctaccaggctcaagtgattctcctgcctcagcctccgaagtagctgggattacaggcgcctgccactgcacctggttagtttttgtagtttttagtagagatgaggtttcaccatcttggccaggctggtcttgaactcctgacctcatgatccacccacctcggcctcccaaaatgctgggattacaagcatgagccaccgcgcccggccccaaactACAATTCTACGGTGACTatgtatcttttcattttaaattctgcTTTCAATTTTGATCATGTGGT
This genomic window from Pan troglodytes isolate AG18354 chromosome 12, NHGRI_mPanTro3-v2.0_pri, whole genome shotgun sequence contains:
- the SLC20A1 gene encoding sodium-dependent phosphate transporter 1; translated protein: MATLITSTTAATAAAGPLVDYLWMLILGFIIAFVLAFSVGANDVANSFGTAVGSGVVTLKQACILASIFETVGSVLLGAKVSETIRKGLIDVEMYNSTQGLLMAGSVSAMFGSAVWQLVASFLKLPISGTHCIVGATIGFSLVAKGQEGVKWSELIKIVMSWFVSPLLSGIMSGILFFLVRAFILHKADPVPNGLRALPVFYACTVGINLFSIMYTGAPLLGFDKLPLWGTILISVGCAVFCALIVWFFVCPRMKRKIEREIKCSPSESPLMEKKNSLKEDHEETKLSVGDTENKNPVSEVGPATVPLQAVVEERTVSFKLGDLEEAPERERLPSVDLKEETSIDSTVNGAVQLPNGNLVQFSQAVSNQINSSGHYQYHTVHKDSGLYKELLHKLHLAKVGDCMGDSGDKPLRRNNSYTSYTMAICGMPLDSFRAKEGEQKGEEMEKLTWPNADSKKRIRMDSYTSYCNAVSDLHAASEIDMSVKAEMGLGDRKGSNGSLEEWYDQDKPEVSLLFQFLQILTACFGSFAHGGNDVSNAIGPLVALYLVYDTGDVSSKVATPIWLLLYGGVGICVGLWVWGRRVIQTMGKDLTPITPSSGFSIELASALTVVIASNIGLPISTTHCKVGSVVSVGWLRSKKAVDWRLFRNIFMAWFVTVPISGVISAAIMAIFRYVILRM